From Pontibacter actiniarum, a single genomic window includes:
- a CDS encoding sigma-54-dependent transcriptional regulator: MPKILIIDDERAIRSTLKEILEFENYTVDEAEDGEKGLQLLGKSKYDVVLCDIKMPGMDGIEVLEKAMEVTPDSPFIMISAHGTIDTAVEATKKGAYDFLQKPPDLNRLLVTVRNALDKSHLVTETKILKKKISKTYEMVGNSPALSRVKQAIEKVAPTDARVLITGPNGSGKELVARAIHENSNRSNGPLVEVNCAAIPSELIESELFGHEKGSFTSAVKQRIGKFEQANGGTLFLDEVGDMSLSAQAKVLRALQEHKITRVGGDKDIQVDVRVVAATNKNLLEEIEAKNFREDLYHRLGVILIHVPPLNDRREDIPDLVQKFLNDIANDYGNKPKTITPEALEYLKELDWRGNVRELRNVVERLVIMSGPEITAEDAKAYARPVVA, from the coding sequence ATGCCCAAGATTCTTATCATAGACGACGAGCGGGCCATCCGAAGTACACTCAAGGAAATTCTCGAGTTCGAGAACTATACTGTGGATGAGGCTGAAGATGGAGAAAAAGGACTCCAGTTACTCGGAAAATCAAAGTACGATGTGGTACTCTGCGATATTAAAATGCCCGGCATGGATGGCATTGAGGTACTGGAGAAAGCCATGGAGGTAACTCCCGACTCTCCGTTTATTATGATATCCGCCCACGGCACCATTGATACAGCCGTGGAAGCCACCAAGAAAGGTGCCTACGATTTCCTGCAGAAGCCACCAGACCTCAACCGCCTGCTGGTAACGGTGCGCAACGCGCTGGACAAATCGCACCTGGTGACGGAGACGAAGATCCTGAAAAAGAAGATCTCCAAGACCTACGAAATGGTAGGTAACTCCCCTGCCCTCTCGCGGGTAAAGCAAGCCATTGAGAAAGTGGCCCCCACCGATGCCCGTGTGCTTATAACAGGGCCAAACGGATCGGGCAAGGAGCTGGTGGCCCGTGCCATTCATGAGAACAGCAACCGCAGCAACGGCCCCCTCGTGGAGGTTAACTGTGCGGCCATACCCAGCGAACTGATCGAGAGCGAGTTGTTTGGCCACGAGAAAGGTTCTTTTACCTCGGCTGTAAAGCAGCGCATCGGAAAGTTTGAGCAGGCCAACGGCGGCACGCTCTTTCTGGATGAGGTAGGCGACATGAGCCTCTCGGCACAGGCAAAGGTGCTGCGCGCGCTGCAGGAGCACAAAATTACCCGCGTGGGTGGCGACAAAGACATCCAGGTGGATGTGCGCGTGGTGGCGGCAACCAACAAAAACCTGCTGGAGGAGATAGAGGCGAAGAACTTCCGGGAAGACTTGTACCACCGCCTGGGGGTGATCCTGATCCATGTGCCGCCGCTCAACGACCGGCGCGAAGACATTCCGGACCTGGTGCAGAAGTTCCTGAACGACATCGCCAACGACTACGGCAATAAGCCCAAAACCATTACGCCCGAGGCCCTGGAATACCTGAAAGAGCTGGATTGGCGTGGCAATGTCCGTGAGCTGCGCAACGTGGTGGAGCGCCTCGTCATCATGAGCGGCCCTGAAATTACCGCCGAAGATGCCAAGGCCTACGCCCGCCCCGTGGTGGCGTAA
- a CDS encoding CPBP family intramembrane glutamic endopeptidase, whose amino-acid sequence MKQIAYYLKTYYREEFKWSFFLALVAFLGLCLYLNYKYDFENRYLDSFLYTSEHIPLMIGFYAFAYVSAILLYAFFYRRTDFLRNPAFWSVSILALVIQGVNSSFYYLNPVYKQLFDSNTYYFVRKCSNNIISELIYFLPLVVFWFMNDRHRQPLYGFSKGKLDLKPYFTLLLFMLPLLLWASFQDDFLRSYPSYHPRRDTSDAFLSHFWTYEVFYGLDFIGTEFFYRGFMVMVLARYLGAGAIMPMVAVYTFMHFGKPMGEAIGSFFGGAILGILAYYSRSIYGGIIVHLGVAYLMELTAFLQHLFRKGL is encoded by the coding sequence ATGAAGCAGATCGCCTACTACCTGAAAACCTACTACCGGGAGGAGTTCAAATGGAGCTTCTTTCTGGCGCTGGTTGCGTTCCTGGGGCTGTGCCTGTACCTAAACTACAAGTACGACTTCGAGAACAGGTACCTCGACAGCTTCCTGTACACCAGCGAGCACATCCCCCTGATGATCGGGTTTTATGCCTTTGCCTATGTCAGCGCTATCCTGCTGTACGCCTTTTTCTACCGGCGCACCGACTTTCTGCGCAACCCCGCTTTCTGGAGCGTAAGCATACTGGCGCTGGTGATACAGGGGGTGAACAGCTCCTTTTATTACCTGAACCCTGTTTACAAGCAGCTTTTCGACAGCAACACCTATTATTTTGTGCGCAAGTGCAGCAACAACATCATCAGCGAGTTGATCTACTTTTTACCGCTGGTAGTGTTCTGGTTTATGAATGACCGGCACCGGCAGCCGCTCTACGGCTTTAGCAAAGGCAAACTAGACCTGAAGCCATACTTTACGCTGCTGCTCTTTATGCTGCCCCTTCTGCTGTGGGCCTCGTTTCAGGATGATTTTCTGCGTAGCTACCCCAGCTACCATCCCCGCCGCGACACGTCCGATGCCTTCCTGAGCCACTTCTGGACCTATGAGGTATTCTATGGCCTGGACTTTATCGGAACGGAGTTCTTTTACCGTGGCTTTATGGTGATGGTGCTGGCCCGCTACCTGGGTGCGGGCGCTATCATGCCCATGGTGGCCGTTTACACCTTCATGCATTTCGGGAAGCCTATGGGCGAGGCAATCGGCTCGTTTTTTGGAGGAGCCATACTGGGCATACTGGCTTATTACAGCCGCTCCATCTACGGAGGCATCATTGTCCACCTGGGAGTTGCCTACCTTATGGAGCTGACGGCTTTTTTACAACATCTTTTTAGAAAAGGACTTTAA
- a CDS encoding alpha-ketoacid dehydrogenase subunit alpha/beta, producing MQTAEASITQKLTAEEILSDYRIAWESRQASLTGRKEVFMGKAKFGIFGDGKEVAQLAMAKFFRDGDFRSGYYRDQTFMFAIGELTLQQYFAQLYAHTDVEAEPSTAGRAMNGHFGTRSLDEEGNWKNLTEQKNSSSDISPTAAQMPRLVGLAYASKLYRQNEGLQNLKNFSVNGNEVAFGTIGNASTSEGMFFEAINAGGVLQVPMLVSVWDDAYGISVPAEYQTTKGSISEILAGFQRTSQDGQGYEIFKVKGWDYAALCETYEAAVRVCREQHVPVLVHVEELTQPQGHSTSGSHERYKSKERLEWEADYDCLKKMREWILSSDIASAEQLDQIEAEAKETVKSARGEAWNAFASAIKADHEEALHLLDNLAAASEHITEVATITEELRKTTNPIRSDAVRAVRKALRYVRDENNQAKRELVGWLEQAMGENADRFNSYLYSQSEEAALQIEEVKAEFDENSPVVDGREVLQACFDAMLERDPRVFAIGEDVGFIGDVNQAFAGLQEKHGELRVTDTGIRECTIIGQGIGAALRGLRPITEIQYLDYLLYAIQILSDDVACLQYRTKGGQKAPLIVRTRGHRLEGIWHSGSPIGMILNSIRGMHVLVPRDMTQAAGFYNTLLKADEPALVIECLNGYRLKERIPNNIGEFTVPLGKPETLREGTDITIVTYGSMCRIVLEAARQLEEFGISAEVIDVQTLLPFDVDHVITDSIRKTNRVLFADEDVPGGASAYMMQQVVDEQGAWRWLDSKPQCLSAQPHRPAYSSDGDYFSKPNPEDVFETVYEIMHEADPKAFPTIY from the coding sequence ATGCAAACTGCTGAAGCATCTATAACTCAGAAACTAACTGCTGAAGAAATCCTGAGCGACTACCGTATCGCCTGGGAAAGCCGCCAGGCCAGCCTCACCGGCCGCAAGGAGGTGTTTATGGGCAAGGCCAAGTTCGGCATATTCGGAGACGGCAAAGAGGTGGCGCAATTGGCTATGGCTAAGTTTTTTAGGGACGGCGACTTCCGCTCAGGCTACTACCGCGACCAGACCTTTATGTTTGCCATTGGGGAGCTGACGCTGCAGCAATACTTTGCACAATTATACGCCCACACCGATGTGGAGGCGGAGCCATCTACGGCCGGCCGCGCCATGAACGGCCACTTCGGCACCCGCTCCCTGGATGAGGAGGGGAACTGGAAAAACCTGACGGAGCAGAAAAACTCCAGCTCGGATATTTCGCCCACGGCGGCACAAATGCCGCGCCTGGTAGGTTTGGCATATGCCTCTAAACTGTACCGCCAGAACGAAGGCCTCCAGAATCTGAAAAACTTTTCCGTAAATGGGAACGAGGTAGCCTTTGGTACCATCGGAAACGCCTCTACCTCCGAAGGCATGTTCTTCGAGGCCATCAACGCGGGAGGCGTGCTGCAGGTGCCGATGCTGGTATCCGTTTGGGACGATGCCTACGGTATTTCGGTGCCGGCGGAGTACCAGACTACCAAAGGCAGCATCTCCGAAATTCTGGCAGGCTTCCAGCGCACGAGCCAGGACGGGCAGGGCTACGAGATATTTAAAGTAAAGGGCTGGGACTATGCCGCCCTCTGCGAAACCTACGAGGCGGCCGTTCGCGTTTGCCGCGAGCAGCATGTGCCGGTTCTGGTGCACGTGGAGGAACTGACGCAGCCGCAAGGCCACTCTACCTCCGGGTCACACGAGCGCTACAAGTCCAAGGAGCGCCTGGAGTGGGAGGCTGACTACGACTGCCTTAAGAAGATGCGGGAGTGGATCCTGAGCAGCGACATTGCCAGCGCCGAGCAACTGGACCAGATAGAGGCCGAGGCCAAGGAAACGGTGAAATCCGCGCGTGGAGAAGCCTGGAATGCCTTTGCCAGCGCTATCAAGGCGGACCACGAGGAGGCACTGCACCTGCTGGACAACCTGGCTGCTGCCAGCGAGCACATCACGGAGGTGGCTACCATTACCGAGGAGCTGCGCAAAACCACTAACCCTATCCGTAGCGACGCGGTTAGAGCCGTTCGCAAAGCCCTCCGCTATGTGCGCGATGAGAACAACCAGGCCAAGCGCGAGCTGGTGGGTTGGCTGGAGCAGGCCATGGGCGAGAACGCCGACCGTTTTAACTCCTACCTGTACAGCCAGTCTGAGGAGGCTGCGCTGCAAATAGAGGAGGTAAAGGCTGAGTTCGACGAAAACTCGCCTGTAGTGGATGGCCGTGAGGTGCTGCAGGCATGCTTTGACGCTATGCTGGAGCGCGACCCGCGGGTGTTTGCCATAGGCGAAGACGTAGGCTTTATCGGCGACGTAAACCAGGCTTTTGCCGGCCTGCAGGAGAAACACGGTGAGCTGCGTGTAACGGATACTGGTATCCGCGAGTGCACCATCATCGGGCAGGGGATAGGCGCGGCACTGCGCGGCCTGCGTCCGATCACCGAAATTCAGTACCTGGATTATTTATTATATGCCATTCAGATTCTTTCTGATGATGTGGCTTGCCTGCAGTATCGCACCAAAGGAGGCCAGAAAGCGCCACTGATTGTGCGAACGCGCGGCCACCGACTGGAGGGGATCTGGCATTCCGGCTCTCCGATAGGGATGATCCTGAACAGCATTAGAGGGATGCACGTGCTCGTGCCGCGCGACATGACGCAGGCGGCCGGTTTCTACAACACCCTGCTGAAGGCAGATGAGCCGGCGCTTGTGATCGAGTGCCTCAACGGCTACCGCCTGAAAGAGCGTATTCCGAACAACATTGGCGAGTTTACTGTGCCGCTTGGTAAGCCGGAGACGCTGCGCGAGGGTACCGATATCACAATCGTGACCTACGGCTCGATGTGCCGCATTGTGCTGGAGGCCGCCAGGCAACTGGAGGAGTTCGGCATCTCGGCAGAGGTGATAGACGTGCAGACACTGCTGCCGTTTGACGTGGACCACGTGATTACGGACTCTATCCGCAAAACCAACCGCGTGTTGTTTGCCGATGAGGACGTACCGGGAGGAGCCTCAGCCTATATGATGCAGCAGGTGGTGGATGAGCAGGGAGCCTGGAGATGGCTGGACTCTAAGCCGCAGTGCCTGTCGGCGCAGCCGCACCGCCCGGCTTACTCCTCAGACGGAGACTACTTCTCCAAGCCAAACCCGGAGGATGTGTTTGAAACGGTGTATGAGATCATGCACGAGGCAGATCCGAAAGCCTTCCCTACCATCTACTAA
- a CDS encoding MlaE family ABC transporter permease, with protein sequence MDRLFLELYRIYAFHIRFFKEVLVPPYELKEVVRQCYEIGVRSLPLISLTGFIIGIVFTNQSRPSLAEFGATSWLPSLVSIAIVRALAPLVTALIAAGRVGSNIGAELGSMRVTEQIDAMEVSATNPFNFLVVTRVLATTFMIPALAMYTILVALLGAYLNVSQNELTSFATYITQVFDAITFLDVFSSIIKSFIFGFTIGMVGCYKGYNSSKGTEGVGKAANSSVVTAMFMVFIEELLALQVINLLRAM encoded by the coding sequence ATGGACCGGCTTTTTCTGGAACTGTATAGAATTTATGCCTTCCATATCCGCTTTTTTAAGGAAGTTTTAGTCCCGCCCTATGAGCTGAAAGAGGTCGTGCGGCAGTGCTATGAGATAGGTGTAAGGTCTTTGCCGCTCATCTCGCTTACCGGTTTTATTATCGGTATTGTGTTCACCAACCAATCGCGGCCCTCGCTGGCAGAGTTCGGGGCCACCTCCTGGTTGCCCTCGCTGGTTTCCATCGCTATTGTGCGGGCGCTGGCGCCGCTGGTAACGGCGCTTATTGCGGCCGGGCGAGTGGGGTCCAACATCGGGGCCGAATTAGGCTCTATGCGGGTAACCGAGCAGATCGACGCTATGGAGGTATCGGCCACCAACCCCTTTAACTTTTTGGTGGTAACGCGCGTGCTGGCAACCACTTTTATGATCCCGGCACTGGCCATGTACACCATTCTGGTGGCGTTACTGGGGGCCTACCTCAACGTAAGCCAGAACGAACTGACCAGCTTTGCCACCTACATCACGCAGGTGTTCGACGCGATCACTTTCCTGGATGTGTTCTCATCCATTATAAAGTCGTTCATTTTCGGGTTTACCATTGGCATGGTGGGTTGCTACAAGGGCTACAATTCATCTAAAGGCACGGAAGGTGTGGGTAAGGCAGCTAACTCATCAGTGGTAACAGCCATGTTTATGGTGTTTATAGAGGAGCTGCTGGCACTGCAGGTAATTAACTTGCTCAGAGCGATGTAA
- the ald gene encoding alanine dehydrogenase: MIIGVPKEIKNNENRVGATPAGVIELVRNGHTVYVQSTAGEGSGFMDDDYTAAGATILPSIEEVYGIADMIIKVKEPIESEYNLIKENQLLFTYFHFASHEPLTNAMIERKAVCLAYETVEKADRTLPLLVPMSEVAGRMSVQEGAKYLEKPLKGRGILLGGVPGVRPAKVMILGGGVVGTNAAKMAAGMGADVTILDNNLQRLRYLDDIMPANVNTFMSNEYNIRELLPTHDLIIGAVLIPGAKAPHLITRDMLKEMRPGTVVVDVAVDQGGCIETCKPTTHQDPTYVIDDVLHYCVANMPGAVPYTSTLALTNATLPYALMIANKGWKKACADNAELRKGLNVVHGKVVYPGVAEAFGLEYTPVESIL; this comes from the coding sequence ATGATAATTGGTGTTCCGAAGGAGATCAAGAATAACGAAAACCGTGTAGGGGCAACTCCTGCCGGTGTGATTGAATTGGTGCGCAATGGCCACACCGTTTACGTACAGTCTACTGCCGGTGAAGGCAGCGGCTTTATGGACGATGACTACACGGCTGCCGGTGCTACTATCCTGCCAAGCATTGAGGAGGTTTATGGCATCGCTGACATGATCATCAAAGTGAAAGAGCCGATTGAGTCTGAGTATAACCTGATTAAGGAGAACCAGCTTCTGTTCACGTACTTCCACTTTGCTTCTCACGAGCCTCTGACGAACGCCATGATCGAGCGCAAAGCAGTTTGCCTTGCCTATGAGACAGTAGAGAAAGCAGACAGAACCCTTCCACTGCTGGTGCCAATGTCAGAGGTGGCTGGCCGTATGTCGGTTCAGGAAGGTGCCAAGTACCTGGAGAAGCCGCTGAAAGGCCGTGGCATTCTGCTGGGCGGCGTACCGGGGGTGCGCCCTGCCAAGGTGATGATCCTGGGTGGCGGTGTGGTAGGTACCAACGCAGCTAAAATGGCTGCCGGTATGGGTGCCGACGTGACTATCCTGGACAACAACCTGCAGCGCCTGCGCTACTTGGATGACATCATGCCAGCCAACGTGAACACCTTCATGTCGAATGAGTACAACATCCGCGAGCTGCTTCCAACGCACGACCTGATCATCGGTGCCGTGCTGATCCCGGGTGCCAAGGCTCCTCACCTGATCACCAGAGACATGCTGAAGGAAATGCGCCCAGGCACAGTAGTGGTAGACGTAGCCGTTGACCAAGGTGGCTGCATTGAAACATGCAAGCCAACCACGCACCAGGACCCAACTTACGTAATCGACGACGTGCTGCACTACTGCGTGGCGAACATGCCGGGTGCCGTGCCTTATACTTCTACCCTCGCGCTTACCAACGCAACGTTGCCTTACGCACTGATGATAGCTAACAAAGGCTGGAAGAAGGCGTGCGCAGATAACGCGGAACTGAGAAAAGGCCTGAACGTGGTACACGGCAAGGTGGTTTACCCTGGCGTTGCTGAGGCGTTCGGTCTGGAGTACACTCCTGTAGAGAGCATCCTTTAA
- a CDS encoding zinc-dependent peptidase has translation MGYIAFIVFVAGLCLLFYRWATRKKRRRSKVLQQEFPAEWRKILQDRVGFYHTLKTEEDKRHFEKMLQLFLSEKRITGIDVQVDDLTKVLVASSAIIPIFGFRDWEYHNLGEVLVFPGSIKKYKNEKNEAVSEVLGRVNPFQNDHYVTLSKPALERGFNDMADRKNVGIHEFAHMLDQADGQIDGTPAAYLPDELVQPWQELMYREIKKIEQGNSDIDNYGATSEAEFFAVATEYFFEKPGQLAEKHPKLYQLLTQVFDQNPKRRFRLNFKELLNPYGKRIGRNEPCPCGSGKKYKHCCRLKRK, from the coding sequence ATGGGATACATCGCTTTTATTGTTTTTGTAGCGGGGCTTTGCCTGCTTTTTTACAGGTGGGCCACCCGGAAGAAGAGGCGCCGCAGCAAGGTGCTCCAGCAGGAGTTTCCGGCAGAGTGGCGTAAAATACTCCAGGACCGCGTAGGGTTTTACCACACGCTGAAGACGGAGGAGGACAAGCGGCACTTCGAAAAGATGCTACAGCTGTTTCTGTCAGAGAAGCGCATCACCGGTATAGATGTGCAGGTAGACGACCTGACCAAGGTGCTGGTGGCTTCGAGCGCCATCATCCCCATCTTTGGCTTCCGCGACTGGGAGTACCATAACCTGGGGGAGGTGCTGGTCTTCCCGGGCAGCATCAAGAAGTATAAGAATGAGAAGAACGAGGCGGTAAGTGAGGTGCTGGGCCGTGTGAACCCTTTCCAGAACGACCACTACGTTACCCTTTCCAAACCAGCCCTGGAGCGCGGCTTTAACGACATGGCCGACAGGAAAAATGTGGGCATACATGAGTTTGCACACATGCTGGACCAGGCGGATGGGCAAATAGACGGTACGCCGGCGGCCTACCTGCCCGATGAGCTGGTGCAGCCATGGCAGGAGCTTATGTACCGCGAAATAAAGAAGATTGAGCAGGGCAACTCCGACATCGACAACTACGGCGCGACCAGCGAGGCGGAGTTCTTTGCCGTAGCAACAGAGTACTTCTTTGAAAAGCCAGGGCAGCTGGCCGAAAAGCACCCAAAGCTGTACCAGTTGCTAACGCAGGTCTTTGACCAGAACCCTAAACGCCGCTTCCGCCTTAACTTTAAAGAGCTGCTGAACCCCTACGGCAAGCGCATCGGGCGCAATGAACCATGCCCCTGTGGCAGCGGCAAAAAGTATAAACACTGCTGCAGGCTGAAGAGGAAGTAA
- a CDS encoding ABC transporter ATP-binding protein: MKNFNPKINRENKVIEIRGLKKAFDDFEVLKGVDLDLYEGENLVVLGRSGTGKSVLIKIISGLLNPDEGLVRVLGKQVDKLSARELDELRLKVGFSFQNSALYDSMTVRENLEFPLIRHSKSMTAGDRDRVIHFVLEAVGLLQTINQMPSELSGGQRKRIGIARTLILKPEIMLYDEPTAGLDPITSMEINSLINEVQKRFNTSAIIITHDLTCARSVGDRMVMLLEGQFQRQGTFDEVFNTEDERVKMFYDYNFVH; the protein is encoded by the coding sequence ATGAAGAACTTCAATCCAAAGATAAACAGAGAGAACAAAGTCATCGAGATCAGGGGCCTGAAGAAGGCTTTTGACGACTTTGAAGTGCTGAAGGGCGTGGACCTGGACCTGTACGAAGGGGAGAACCTGGTGGTGCTGGGCCGTTCCGGAACCGGAAAGTCAGTGCTGATCAAAATCATTTCGGGCTTGCTGAACCCGGACGAAGGCCTGGTAAGGGTGCTGGGCAAGCAGGTGGACAAGCTGTCGGCCCGGGAGCTGGATGAGCTGCGGCTAAAGGTTGGCTTCTCATTTCAGAACAGTGCCCTTTACGACAGTATGACAGTGCGTGAGAACCTGGAGTTTCCGCTTATCCGCCACTCCAAGTCCATGACGGCCGGAGACCGAGACCGGGTGATCCATTTTGTGCTGGAGGCCGTGGGCCTGCTGCAGACGATAAACCAGATGCCGTCGGAGCTGTCGGGCGGGCAGCGCAAGCGCATCGGCATTGCCCGTACGTTGATTCTGAAGCCTGAAATCATGCTCTATGATGAGCCGACGGCAGGCCTGGACCCGATCACCAGTATGGAGATCAACAGCCTGATCAACGAGGTGCAGAAGCGCTTCAACACCTCCGCCATTATTATTACCCACGACCTTACCTGCGCCCGCTCGGTGGGCGACCGCATGGTGATGCTGCTGGAGGGGCAGTTTCAGCGCCAGGGCACCTTCGACGAGGTGTTTAACACGGAGGATGAACGGGTAAAGATGTTTTATGACTACAACTTTGTACACTAG
- a CDS encoding DUF1573 domain-containing protein encodes MFEKRNLYICFALDITKHTLRKFCFYQFMIRKLYALTLLCLIFVSYTTKAQGKLIFEKETHDFGTVAEGTQATYVFRVKNVGKDPVVIPAVQASCGCTTPTWTKEPILPGKIGMIKAVYNTTGRPGPFHKSITVSSNNSEEPTHVLYIKGEVGPKDLKTAYTPEQKALSPRLAVGSTSHNFGKLEKGQKAVAKFKIKNTGRQPLIIQGVKSACNCITYRTSVSELKAGEVATLELTYVPAVLKEQKEIVTVLSNDIVVPSLKLTLKADVVEGQAPKNMLREGAQPTPFR; translated from the coding sequence ATGTTTGAAAAAAGAAATTTGTATATTTGTTTTGCACTGGATATAACAAAGCATACTTTGCGAAAATTTTGCTTTTACCAGTTTATGATAAGAAAGCTGTACGCATTAACTTTACTATGTCTTATATTTGTGAGTTACACAACAAAGGCACAGGGAAAGCTTATTTTTGAAAAAGAAACCCATGACTTTGGTACGGTAGCAGAGGGCACTCAGGCTACTTACGTATTCCGGGTAAAAAACGTCGGCAAGGACCCTGTGGTTATCCCGGCGGTGCAGGCCTCCTGCGGCTGCACTACCCCCACCTGGACCAAAGAGCCGATCCTGCCCGGCAAAATTGGCATGATTAAAGCTGTGTATAACACAACGGGCCGGCCGGGTCCGTTTCACAAAAGCATCACCGTTTCCTCCAATAACTCTGAGGAACCAACGCATGTTTTGTACATTAAAGGCGAGGTTGGCCCGAAAGATTTAAAAACGGCTTATACTCCGGAACAAAAGGCACTGTCTCCGCGTTTGGCAGTCGGAAGTACAAGCCACAACTTCGGAAAACTTGAAAAAGGACAAAAAGCAGTGGCTAAGTTCAAGATCAAGAATACGGGCCGCCAGCCGCTGATCATCCAGGGCGTGAAGAGTGCTTGCAATTGCATTACGTACCGCACCTCCGTGTCAGAATTAAAAGCCGGCGAAGTGGCCACCCTGGAACTAACGTATGTTCCTGCGGTGTTAAAGGAGCAAAAAGAAATAGTAACCGTTCTTTCGAATGATATTGTCGTGCCGAGCCTCAAGCTAACGCTGAAGGCAGATGTAGTAGAGGGCCAGGCACCTAAAAATATGTTAAGGGAAGGCGCACAGCCGACACCTTTCAGATAG
- a CDS encoding acyltransferase: MDFKHHHTSLLRKQEPFDFISTALALFRFQAKHNPVYRRYIENLKVNPEEVQALEQIPFLPIEFFKEQQVTTGEFEPEAVFYSSGTTQQTRSRHLVADLGLYQQVSERIFEHFYGPLQEYVILALLPSYLQQGGSSLVAMADYFIKKSGQQEEGFYLHNHDQLLQALRQAKGRGKKVLLLGVSYALLDLAKELQGQEDFSGVAVMETGGMKGRHREMIREELHARLKQGFGVDAIHSEYGMTELLSQGYSRGEGIFWPGYTMRLLLRDLNDPFDIRPDLRSGGINVIDLANVDSCAFIETKDIGRLHPDGSFEVLGRFDNSDIRGCNLLVG, from the coding sequence ATGGATTTTAAACATCACCATACCAGCCTACTGCGGAAGCAGGAGCCATTTGATTTTATTTCTACGGCTTTGGCGCTCTTCCGTTTTCAGGCTAAGCACAATCCCGTCTACAGGCGGTACATCGAAAATCTGAAGGTAAACCCGGAGGAGGTGCAGGCGCTGGAGCAGATCCCTTTTCTGCCCATCGAGTTTTTTAAGGAACAGCAGGTAACAACAGGCGAGTTTGAGCCGGAGGCGGTGTTTTACAGCAGCGGCACAACCCAGCAAACGCGCAGCCGCCACCTGGTGGCGGACCTGGGCCTGTACCAGCAAGTATCGGAGCGTATTTTCGAGCATTTTTATGGGCCGCTGCAGGAGTACGTCATCCTGGCGCTGCTTCCTTCTTACCTGCAGCAGGGCGGTTCCTCGCTGGTGGCCATGGCCGATTATTTTATTAAAAAGTCAGGGCAGCAGGAAGAGGGCTTTTACCTGCACAACCACGACCAATTGCTGCAGGCACTGCGGCAGGCCAAGGGGCGTGGCAAAAAGGTGTTGCTGCTGGGCGTTTCGTATGCGCTCCTGGACCTGGCCAAGGAGTTGCAGGGGCAGGAGGACTTCTCCGGTGTGGCTGTGATGGAGACAGGAGGGATGAAAGGGCGCCACCGCGAGATGATCCGCGAAGAGCTGCATGCCCGGCTAAAGCAGGGCTTTGGCGTAGATGCGATCCATTCGGAGTACGGTATGACGGAGCTGCTCTCGCAGGGCTACTCCAGGGGCGAGGGAATTTTCTGGCCCGGCTACACTATGCGCCTGCTCCTCCGCGACCTGAACGACCCCTTCGACATCCGGCCGGACCTCCGGAGTGGCGGCATTAACGTTATAGACCTTGCCAACGTGGACTCCTGCGCCTTCATCGAAACAAAGGACATCGGCAGGCTGCACCCAGACGGGAGCTTTGAGGTGCTCGGCCGCTTTGACAATTCAGACATCCGGGGCTGCAATCTGCTCGTGGGTTAG
- a CDS encoding DUF4126 family protein, with product MKKVLYKTLAMGALSGMRSMATPALLSRALCENGAEGLARTPLWFLQHKTVANVLSGLAATELLGDKVPNVPDRIRLPSLLFRTASGALVGAALYLNNHRKPAKGAAVGAAAAFAATYASFYLRKKLGEKTSIADPVIGSIEDALVLSSGITAARM from the coding sequence ATGAAAAAAGTACTCTATAAAACACTTGCCATGGGGGCACTCTCCGGAATGCGGTCGATGGCGACCCCGGCGCTGCTGAGCAGAGCACTGTGCGAAAACGGAGCAGAGGGCCTGGCGCGTACGCCGCTGTGGTTTCTGCAGCACAAAACTGTAGCCAACGTCCTCTCGGGCCTGGCTGCCACAGAGCTTTTGGGCGACAAAGTGCCCAACGTCCCCGACCGGATCAGGCTGCCGTCCCTGTTATTCAGAACGGCCTCGGGCGCACTGGTGGGTGCGGCATTGTACCTCAACAACCATAGAAAGCCAGCCAAGGGCGCTGCCGTAGGTGCAGCCGCAGCCTTTGCCGCCACCTATGCCAGCTTTTACCTGCGTAAAAAGCTGGGTGAGAAAACCAGCATCGCCGACCCGGTTATCGGCTCCATAGAGGATGCGCTGGTACTTAGCAGCGGGATAACCGCCGCAAGAATGTAA